A stretch of DNA from Melioribacteraceae bacterium 4301-Me:
ACATTATTGATAAAAAGATTATTTTACTTCAATTCATTATCAATAACAAAAAATGATTGTCATTGCGAGGAGGAAGTCCGAAGCAATCTCAAAGAATGAACGGCAAAGCAGATTGATTCACTTCATTTCATTTCGCCTGCAATGACATTCAATTGGTCATTACGAGGAGCAAGAGCGACGAAGCGATCAAAAAAATAAGCATTAGCAAAATTAATTTGGTAAACATAAAATGGATTTAGAAAAGTATTTATCAAAATTTGATTACGAAGCCCGAAAGAAAATGAAAATCCAAATTCCTGAATTATTGGAATTATTAAAGAATGACGAAGTTCAATTTATTGATGTTCGTTTCAAAGAAGAATTTGAGCTTTGGCATTTTTCATTTTCTATAAATATCCCACTTAATGAAATGCCGGATAGATTAGACGAAATAAATAAAAATAAATTAGTTGTAACTGCTTGTCCGTATTACGATAGAGCAATTATGGGTAGAATATTCCTGATGCAAAATGGATTTAATGCAAGATATTTAGTTGAAGGTCTTTTAGGATTAGCGGATTATTTACGAGGCGATAATGCAAAACATTTTTATACATCATTAAATAAATAAGAGTAAACAATGTCAAAATTTGGATTAGCCCTTGGAGGAGGCGGCGCAAGAGGTTTAGCTCACATTGGTGTGCTAAAAGTACTTGATGAAGAAAACATTAAGATTCACTCAATTACCGGTTGCAGTATGGGCGCACTTGTTGGTGGATTGTATGCTTACTACGGCAATGCAAAGGAAGTTGAAGAGTTTATTTACAAAGCAATGAAACATCCTAAATTTATTGAGCTCGGAACTGATAAACTAAAAGAGAATAATAAGCCCGATAAAAGTTATTTCGAGAGGTTTTTTGATTACGTTGA
This window harbors:
- a CDS encoding rhodanese-like domain-containing protein, translated to MDLEKYLSKFDYEARKKMKIQIPELLELLKNDEVQFIDVRFKEEFELWHFSFSINIPLNEMPDRLDEINKNKLVVTACPYYDRAIMGRIFLMQNGFNARYLVEGLLGLADYLRGDNAKHFYTSLNK